The following are from one region of the Mycolicibacterium helvum genome:
- a CDS encoding tetratricopeptide repeat-containing glycosyltransferase: protein MTKTPTICLNMIVRNESHVIRELFDSIAPFITTWVIVDTGSDDGTQDLIREYFADRGIPGLLHERPWRNFGANRTEAVQLAQGHADYILTMDADDVLFGTPDLSNMTADSYKVPIKYGDLVYQRRHLFRDGLPWRWVGVVHEYVTCDTPCTEELLPGDFWIQARTVGARSQDPDKYLRDAELLLAEVHRNPDDDRSVFYLAQSYRDYGDLRSARQWYARRAEMGGWPEEVFCSLLRVAECTAALGEPWPLVQDAYLKAWAYRPVRAEPLCAIATHYRSNREWQLGYFFAKEAAQIPLPTDILFVRGRVYSVTAIDELAICASWLGKHEESFRACQRLLASDDLNDVTRSRVVLNRNFAVPTMLEISRTYPKTLAHSLTQGSPDSEVTVTFIAGRDRSQVELTLNSFLNCCSDIDRIGRFLLIDTGLDTADRRWLAEHYPFLEISPDRSIEPTQIHNAIEGRFWLHLDQGWQFFAPEPLVGRLTAILDTEPALYQVGLNLDDATKLDNQSALQSIVRSYPDTGRYTLTTTPATGPAMYDMKRINDYNRTTATLAEIIAVKQDP from the coding sequence ATGACTAAGACTCCGACGATCTGTTTGAACATGATCGTGCGTAACGAATCACATGTCATCCGTGAATTGTTCGATTCGATCGCGCCATTCATCACGACCTGGGTGATTGTCGATACCGGGTCCGATGACGGTACCCAGGACCTCATCCGCGAATACTTTGCCGATCGAGGTATCCCTGGGCTCCTACACGAGCGGCCGTGGCGCAACTTCGGCGCCAACCGTACTGAAGCAGTTCAACTCGCCCAAGGCCACGCCGACTACATATTGACCATGGATGCCGACGACGTTCTCTTTGGCACGCCAGACCTGAGCAACATGACGGCCGACAGCTATAAGGTCCCCATCAAGTACGGCGACCTGGTCTATCAGCGGAGACACCTATTCCGCGACGGGCTACCGTGGCGCTGGGTGGGGGTGGTACACGAATACGTCACGTGCGACACGCCCTGCACCGAGGAGCTACTGCCAGGGGACTTCTGGATCCAAGCACGCACGGTCGGTGCGCGCAGCCAGGACCCCGATAAATACCTGAGGGACGCCGAATTACTGCTGGCCGAGGTGCACCGCAATCCCGACGACGATCGGTCGGTGTTCTATCTAGCCCAAAGCTACCGTGACTACGGCGATCTCCGTTCAGCCCGCCAATGGTATGCGCGGCGAGCCGAGATGGGCGGCTGGCCCGAAGAAGTCTTTTGCTCCCTCCTCCGTGTCGCCGAATGCACGGCCGCACTCGGTGAACCCTGGCCTCTCGTCCAAGACGCGTACCTCAAAGCATGGGCTTACCGGCCCGTCCGCGCCGAACCGCTGTGCGCTATCGCCACTCACTACCGCTCCAACCGGGAATGGCAGTTGGGCTATTTCTTCGCCAAAGAGGCCGCTCAGATCCCGCTGCCTACCGACATCCTGTTCGTTCGCGGCCGCGTCTATTCCGTCACGGCCATCGATGAGCTCGCAATCTGCGCATCTTGGCTGGGTAAGCATGAGGAGTCATTCAGGGCTTGCCAACGGTTGCTGGCCAGCGACGACCTCAACGACGTCACCAGGAGCCGAGTCGTCCTCAACCGTAACTTCGCCGTGCCCACAATGCTCGAAATCAGCAGGACTTACCCAAAGACTTTGGCGCACAGCCTGACCCAAGGGTCCCCCGACTCTGAGGTCACAGTGACCTTCATCGCCGGTCGCGATCGCTCCCAAGTTGAACTCACCCTCAACTCATTCCTCAACTGCTGCAGCGACATCGACCGGATCGGCCGCTTCCTGCTAATCGACACCGGCCTCGACACGGCCGACCGCAGGTGGCTCGCCGAGCACTATCCGTTCCTGGAAATCAGCCCAGACCGCAGCATCGAACCCACACAAATCCACAACGCCATTGAAGGCCGATTCTGGCTGCACCTTGATCAAGGCTGGCAGTTCTTCGCCCCCGAACCTCTCGTCGGCCGACTGACCGCCATCCTCGATACCGAACCCGCCCTGTACCAGGTCGGCCTCAACCTGGACGACGCCACCAAACTCGATAACCAATCTGCACTCCAGAGCATTGTCCGCAGCTACCCAGACACCGGTCGTTACACCCTCACAACCACCCCCGCCACCGGCCCCGCGATGTATGACATGAAGCGGATCAACGACTACAACCGCACCACGGCCACCCTCGCTGAAATTATCGCCGTCAAGCAGGATCCCTGA
- a CDS encoding tetratricopeptide repeat-containing glycosyltransferase — MSRYKVCVYAICKNEEKFVDRWMDAVDEADIVVVLDTGSTDSTVEKLRSRGARVYQEIVTPWRFDTARNIAMSHIPEDVDICVSNDLDEVFEPGWRKALEAAWEPETTYARYLFVWNHRADGSAEQQFPMEKIHRRKHFRWVHPVHEILQYDGPDPHSVPWVDGMVLHHYPDATKARSQYLPLLELSAEENPEDGRTIFWLGREYMYYGMNDECISTLNDYLRLPAATWDVERCAAMRFISRSYQAKGEGMQAEVWLYRAVAECPQSREPFYAMAILAYLRKDWSLVMSMVEKTLAITDDVSGYLRDEVCWGASPHDLGAIACYWLGLYERSRDYAATALEIEPDDQRLADNLRLAVEKLETE, encoded by the coding sequence TTGAGCCGTTACAAGGTTTGCGTCTATGCAATTTGCAAGAATGAAGAGAAATTTGTCGACCGCTGGATGGACGCCGTCGACGAAGCCGACATCGTCGTAGTCCTAGACACTGGTTCTACTGATTCGACGGTCGAGAAACTTCGTAGCCGTGGTGCGAGGGTTTACCAGGAAATCGTAACGCCTTGGCGATTTGATACCGCCCGTAACATTGCTATGAGTCATATTCCAGAGGATGTCGACATCTGCGTGTCCAATGATTTGGATGAGGTTTTCGAGCCTGGGTGGCGCAAAGCTCTGGAAGCGGCCTGGGAACCAGAAACCACTTACGCCCGGTATCTCTTTGTGTGGAACCATCGTGCCGATGGATCTGCCGAGCAACAATTCCCGATGGAGAAGATACACCGGCGCAAACATTTTCGTTGGGTGCATCCGGTGCACGAAATCCTGCAATACGACGGTCCCGATCCCCATTCTGTCCCGTGGGTTGACGGAATGGTGCTCCATCACTATCCGGACGCAACAAAGGCGCGGAGCCAGTACCTACCGCTCTTGGAACTTTCCGCGGAGGAAAACCCCGAGGACGGCAGGACAATATTCTGGCTCGGGCGTGAATATATGTACTACGGCATGAACGATGAGTGCATATCAACGCTCAACGATTATCTAAGGCTGCCGGCGGCGACGTGGGATGTGGAACGTTGTGCAGCAATGCGTTTCATCTCCAGAAGCTACCAAGCCAAGGGTGAAGGGATGCAGGCAGAAGTCTGGCTCTATCGGGCCGTTGCCGAATGCCCACAGTCTCGAGAGCCGTTTTATGCGATGGCCATCCTTGCCTATCTCAGGAAAGACTGGTCACTGGTTATGTCAATGGTAGAGAAGACGCTGGCAATAACTGACGATGTGAGCGGGTACCTAAGGGACGAGGTGTGTTGGGGCGCCAGTCCACATGATCTGGGTGCCATTGCCTGCTATTGGTTGGGGCTCTACGAGCGGTCCCGCGACTATGCCGCGACAGCACTTGAGATTGAGCCCGACGATCAGCGGCTCGCCGACAATTTGAGGCTTGCGGTCGAGAAGTTGGAG